In a single window of the Cervus elaphus chromosome 1, mCerEla1.1, whole genome shotgun sequence genome:
- the FHIP1B gene encoding FHF complex subunit HOOK interacting protein 1B isoform X4 → MERMNWLSRLASRGPGHRVPQGASLQTPVMADPETCLMVFKNHWSQVVRILERQGPRAAPGGADDLSAVRNHTYQMLTLLAEDRTVSSVPTAPGPLLEFALREDLLTRVLTWQLQWDELGDGVEERRAEQLKLFEMLVSEARQPLLRHGPVREALLILLDACGRPVPSSPALDEGLVLLLSQLCVCLAREPSLLEFFLQPPSEPGAAPRLLLFSRLVPFVHREGSLGQQARDALLLLMALSAGSPTVGRYIADHSYFCPVLATGLSALYSSLPRKIEVPGDDWHCLRREDWLGVPALALFMSSLEFCNAVIQVAHPLVQKQLVDYIHNGFLVPVMGPALHKTSVEEMIASTAYLELFLRSISEPALLRTFLRFLLLHRHDTHTILDTLVARIGSNSRLCMVSLSLFRTLLNLSCEDVLLQLVLRYLVPCNHVMLSQKPAVRDVDLYGRAADKFLSLIPRCCRHRASSPPRPEHASWARGPGSPSVDSSSVVTVPRPSTPSRLALFLRQQSLGGSESPAPAPRSPGLATSPASSPGRRPSPVEEPGELEDNYLEYLREARRGVDRCVQACRTWSAPYDGERPPPEPSPVGSRTKKRSLLPEEGRDNAGEGEEEELGSGGLAGGARGSLGHLPPPQLNGLPGPWPEGAKKVRRVPKEGAGEPLEDTSEGMAGLEGFGQELRELEVALSNGGAGSEPPLEPSLPLEEEEAYESFTCPPEPPGPFLSSPLRTLNQLPSQPFTGPFMAVLFAKLENMLQNSVYVNFLLTGLVAQLACHPQPLLRSFLLNTNMVFQPSVKSLLQVLGSVKNKIESFAASQEDFPALLSKAKKYLIARGKLDWTEGPAAGPAPRRSDSLVKSRRPSLGELLLRHAHSPTRARQAAQMVLQPGRDGGAGLGLGGGSPGASTPVLPPRGGAPERQGEALRVKNAVYCAVIFPEFLKELAAISQAHAVTSPFLLDTSEEGSGPPVSGFGPLNP, encoded by the exons ATGGAGAGGATGAACTGGCTGAGCAGACTGGCCTCCCGGGGCCCTGGGCACCGTGTACCACAAGGGGCCAGTCTGCAGACCCCTGTCATGGCTGACCCTGAGACCTGCCTCATGGTCTTTAAGAATCACTGGTCCCAG GTGGTGCGAATCCTGGAGCGGCAAGGCCCTCGGGCAGCTCCTGGGGGTGCTGATGATCTCAGTGCTGTGCGCAACCACACTTACCAGATGCTGACACTCCTGGCAGAGGATCGCACAGTGTCCTCCGTCCCCACAGCTCCTGGGCCCCTGCTTGAGTTTGCTCTGCGTGAGGATCTGCTAACCCGTGTGTTGACATGGCAGCTTCAATGGGATGAGCTTGGGGATGGGGTTGAGGAACGGCGAGCTGAGCAATTGAAACTCTTTGAAATGCTAGTGAGCGAAGCTCGCCAGCCCCTGTTGCGGCATGGTCCAGTTCGTGAGGCTCTACTGATCTTGCTGGATGCCTGTGGCCGCCCTGTGCCCAGTAGCCCAGCACTGGATGAAGGCCTGGTGCTACTTCTCAGCCAGCTGTGCGTGTGTCTGGCCCGGGAGCCTTCATTGCTCGAGTTCTTCCTGCAGCCACCTTCTGAACCTGGAGCTGCTCCCcgtcttctcctcttttctcgCCTTGTCCCTTTTGTTCATCGAGAGGGCAGCCTGGGCCAGCAGGCCCGCGACGCCCTGCTGCTGCTTATGGCTCTGTCAGCCGGAAGTCCCACCGTGGGCCGCTACATCGCAGACCACTCATACTTCTGCCCG GTGCTGGCCACAGGGCTGAGTGCCCTGTACTCATCACTGCCCCGAAAGATTGAAGTTCCAGGGGATGATTGGCACTGCCTGCGACGGGAGGACTGGCTCGGAGTGCCAGCCCTTGCGCTCTTCATGAGTTCCCTAGAGTTCTGCAATGCAGTTATTCAG GTAGCTCATCCTCTGGTGCAAAAGCAGCTGGTTGATTATATCCATAATGGGTTCCTGGTGCCAGTCATGGGCCCTGCCCTGCACAAG ACCTCTGTGGAGGAGATGATCGCCAGTACCGCCTATCTGGAACTTTTCCTACGGAGTATTTCAGAGCCTGCCTTGCTCCGTACCTTCCTGCGATTCCTGCTGTTACACCGGCATGACACCCACACCATCCTTGACACCCTTGTTGCCCGTATTGGCAGCAACTCCCGG ctCTGCATGGTGTCTTTGAGTCTCTTCAGGACCCTTCTGAACCTCAGCTGTGAGGATGTCCTGCTGCAGCTGGTTCTCAG GTATCTTGTCCCGTGTAACCATGTGATGCTGAGCCAGAAGCCGGCTGTGCGTGATGTGGACCTATATGGACGAGCCGCAGACAAGTTTCTCTCCCTAATCCCACGCTGTTGTCGGCACCGTGCCTCCAGCCCACCTCGTCCAGAGCATGCCTCATGGGCACGAG GCCCTGGAAGCCCAAGTGTTGACTCCTCTTCTGTGGTGACGGTACCCCGGCCCTCCACACCATCTCGTCTAGCCCTCTTCCTGCGACAGCAGAGCCTGGGTGGCTCCGagtccccagccccagcccctcgcTCACCAGGGCTTGCCAcgtccccagcctccagccctggCCGCCGGCCCAGCCctgtggaggagcctggtgagctggaAGACAATTACCTGGAGTACCTGCGTGAGGCGCGCCGTGGTGTGGACCGCTGTGTCCAGGCCTGCCGTACCTGGTCTGCCCCCTATGACGGCGAGCGGCCCCCTCCTGAGCCCAGTCCTGTTGGCTCCCGGACTAAGAAGCGCAGCCTACTGCCCGAGGAGGGCAGGGACAAtgcgggggaaggggaggaggaagagctggggagtggggggctgGCTGGGGGTGCACGGGGAAGCCTTGGccatctgccccctccccagctcaATGGGCTGCCAGGACCATGGCCTGAGGGGGCCAAGAAGGTTCGTCGGGTGCCAAAGGAGGGAGCTGGGGAACCACTTGAGGACACCTCTGAGGGCATGGCAGGACTAGAGGGCTTTGGGCAGGAGCTTCGGGAGCTTGAGGTGGCATTGAGCAATGGGGGTGCTGGCTCTGAGCCCCCTCTAGAGCCTTCACTACCtcttgaggaggaggaggcctaCGAGAGCTTCACCTGTCCCCCTGAGCCCCCTGGCCCCTTCCTCAGCAGCCCTTTGCGGACTCTCAACCAGCTGCCAAGCCAGCCCTTCACTG GCCCCTTCATGGCTGTGCTCTTTGCCAAACTCGAGAATATGCTGCAGAACTCCGTCTATGTCAACTTCCTGCTGACGGGGCTGGTGGCCCAGCTGGCCTgtcacccccagcccctgctccGCTCTTTCCTGCTCAACACCAACATGGTCTTCCAGCCCAGTGTCAAGTCCCTGCTGCAG GTGCTGGGCTCTGTGAAGAATAAGATTGAGAGCTTTGCAGCCTCCCAGGAGGACTTCCCAGCACTGCTATCCAAAGCCAAGAAGTACCTCATTGCCCGTGGCAAGTTGGACTGGACCGAGGGCCCTGCAGCAGGACCTGCCCCCCGCCGATCTGATTCCCTAG TGAAGAGCCGGAGGCCGTCCTTGGGGGAGCTACTCCTGCGGCATGCACACAGTCCAACCAGGGCTCGGCAGGCGGCACAGATGGTTCTCCAGCCTGGGAGAGACGGTGGCGCAGGACTTGGCCTAGGTGGGGGCTCCCCTGGGGCTTCGACACCAGTCCTACCCCCCCGGGGTGGGGCCCCTGAGCGCCAAGGTGAGGCTCTGCGAGTCAAGAATGCTGTCTACTGTGCAGTCATTTTCCCTGAGTTTCTCAAGGAGTTGGCTGCCATCTCCCAGGCGCACGCTGTCACCTCACCTTTCTTGTTGGATACTTCCGAGGAGGGGTCTGGCCCTCCTGTCTCAGGCTTCGGGCCCCTCAATCCTTAA
- the FHIP1B gene encoding FHF complex subunit HOOK interacting protein 1B isoform X7: protein MERMNWLSRLASRGPGHRVPQGASLQTPVMADPETCLMVFKNHWSQVVRILERQGPRAAPGGADDLSAVRNHTYQMLTLLAEDRTVSSVPTAPGPLLEFALREDLLTRVLTWQLQWDELGDGVEERRAEQLKLFEMLVSEARQPLLRHGPVREALLILLDACGRPVPSSPALDEGLVLLLSQLCVCLAREPSLLEFFLQPPSEPGAAPRLLLFSRLVPFVHREGSLGQQARDALLLLMALSAGSPTVGRYIADHSYFCPVLATGLSALYSSLPRKIEVPGDDWHCLRREDWLGVPALALFMSSLEFCNAVIQVAHPLVQKQLVDYIHNGFLVPVMGPALHKTSVEEMIASTAYLELFLRSISEPALLRTFLRFLLLHRHDTHTILDTLVARIGSNSRVWPLPLSWLTWLCMVSLSLFRTLLNLSCEDVLLQLVLRYLVPCNHVMLSQKPAVRDVDLYGRAADKFLSLIPRCCRHRASSPPRPEHASWARGGPSREAGRREDTTGPGSPSVDSSSVVTVPRPSTPSRLALFLRQQSLGGSESPAPAPRSPGLATSPASSPGRRPSPVEEPGPFMAVLFAKLENMLQNSVYVNFLLTGLVAQLACHPQPLLRSFLLNTNMVFQPSVKSLLQVLGSVKNKIESFAASQEDFPALLSKAKKYLIARGKLDWTEGPAAGPAPRRSDSLVKSRRPSLGELLLRHAHSPTRARQAAQMVLQPGRDGGAGLGLGGGSPGASTPVLPPRGGAPERQGEALRVKNAVYCAVIFPEFLKELAAISQAHAVTSPFLLDTSEEGSGPPVSGFGPLNP, encoded by the exons ATGGAGAGGATGAACTGGCTGAGCAGACTGGCCTCCCGGGGCCCTGGGCACCGTGTACCACAAGGGGCCAGTCTGCAGACCCCTGTCATGGCTGACCCTGAGACCTGCCTCATGGTCTTTAAGAATCACTGGTCCCAG GTGGTGCGAATCCTGGAGCGGCAAGGCCCTCGGGCAGCTCCTGGGGGTGCTGATGATCTCAGTGCTGTGCGCAACCACACTTACCAGATGCTGACACTCCTGGCAGAGGATCGCACAGTGTCCTCCGTCCCCACAGCTCCTGGGCCCCTGCTTGAGTTTGCTCTGCGTGAGGATCTGCTAACCCGTGTGTTGACATGGCAGCTTCAATGGGATGAGCTTGGGGATGGGGTTGAGGAACGGCGAGCTGAGCAATTGAAACTCTTTGAAATGCTAGTGAGCGAAGCTCGCCAGCCCCTGTTGCGGCATGGTCCAGTTCGTGAGGCTCTACTGATCTTGCTGGATGCCTGTGGCCGCCCTGTGCCCAGTAGCCCAGCACTGGATGAAGGCCTGGTGCTACTTCTCAGCCAGCTGTGCGTGTGTCTGGCCCGGGAGCCTTCATTGCTCGAGTTCTTCCTGCAGCCACCTTCTGAACCTGGAGCTGCTCCCcgtcttctcctcttttctcgCCTTGTCCCTTTTGTTCATCGAGAGGGCAGCCTGGGCCAGCAGGCCCGCGACGCCCTGCTGCTGCTTATGGCTCTGTCAGCCGGAAGTCCCACCGTGGGCCGCTACATCGCAGACCACTCATACTTCTGCCCG GTGCTGGCCACAGGGCTGAGTGCCCTGTACTCATCACTGCCCCGAAAGATTGAAGTTCCAGGGGATGATTGGCACTGCCTGCGACGGGAGGACTGGCTCGGAGTGCCAGCCCTTGCGCTCTTCATGAGTTCCCTAGAGTTCTGCAATGCAGTTATTCAG GTAGCTCATCCTCTGGTGCAAAAGCAGCTGGTTGATTATATCCATAATGGGTTCCTGGTGCCAGTCATGGGCCCTGCCCTGCACAAG ACCTCTGTGGAGGAGATGATCGCCAGTACCGCCTATCTGGAACTTTTCCTACGGAGTATTTCAGAGCCTGCCTTGCTCCGTACCTTCCTGCGATTCCTGCTGTTACACCGGCATGACACCCACACCATCCTTGACACCCTTGTTGCCCGTATTGGCAGCAACTCCCGGGTATGGCCCCTACCTCTGTCCTGGCTTACCTGG ctCTGCATGGTGTCTTTGAGTCTCTTCAGGACCCTTCTGAACCTCAGCTGTGAGGATGTCCTGCTGCAGCTGGTTCTCAG GTATCTTGTCCCGTGTAACCATGTGATGCTGAGCCAGAAGCCGGCTGTGCGTGATGTGGACCTATATGGACGAGCCGCAGACAAGTTTCTCTCCCTAATCCCACGCTGTTGTCGGCACCGTGCCTCCAGCCCACCTCGTCCAGAGCATGCCTCATGGGCACGAGGTGGGCCTagcagagaggcagggagaagggaggacACAACGG GCCCTGGAAGCCCAAGTGTTGACTCCTCTTCTGTGGTGACGGTACCCCGGCCCTCCACACCATCTCGTCTAGCCCTCTTCCTGCGACAGCAGAGCCTGGGTGGCTCCGagtccccagccccagcccctcgcTCACCAGGGCTTGCCAcgtccccagcctccagccctggCCGCCGGCCCAGCCctgtggaggagcctg GCCCCTTCATGGCTGTGCTCTTTGCCAAACTCGAGAATATGCTGCAGAACTCCGTCTATGTCAACTTCCTGCTGACGGGGCTGGTGGCCCAGCTGGCCTgtcacccccagcccctgctccGCTCTTTCCTGCTCAACACCAACATGGTCTTCCAGCCCAGTGTCAAGTCCCTGCTGCAG GTGCTGGGCTCTGTGAAGAATAAGATTGAGAGCTTTGCAGCCTCCCAGGAGGACTTCCCAGCACTGCTATCCAAAGCCAAGAAGTACCTCATTGCCCGTGGCAAGTTGGACTGGACCGAGGGCCCTGCAGCAGGACCTGCCCCCCGCCGATCTGATTCCCTAG TGAAGAGCCGGAGGCCGTCCTTGGGGGAGCTACTCCTGCGGCATGCACACAGTCCAACCAGGGCTCGGCAGGCGGCACAGATGGTTCTCCAGCCTGGGAGAGACGGTGGCGCAGGACTTGGCCTAGGTGGGGGCTCCCCTGGGGCTTCGACACCAGTCCTACCCCCCCGGGGTGGGGCCCCTGAGCGCCAAGGTGAGGCTCTGCGAGTCAAGAATGCTGTCTACTGTGCAGTCATTTTCCCTGAGTTTCTCAAGGAGTTGGCTGCCATCTCCCAGGCGCACGCTGTCACCTCACCTTTCTTGTTGGATACTTCCGAGGAGGGGTCTGGCCCTCCTGTCTCAGGCTTCGGGCCCCTCAATCCTTAA
- the FHIP1B gene encoding FHF complex subunit HOOK interacting protein 1B isoform X5 produces the protein MERMNWLSRLASRGPGHRVPQGASLQTPVMADPETCLMVFKNHWSQVVRILERQGPRAAPGGADDLSAVRNHTYQMLTLLAEDRTVSSVPTAPGPLLEFALREDLLTRVLTWQLQWDELGDGVEERRAEQLKLFEMLVSEARQPLLRHGPVREALLILLDACGRPVPSSPALDEGLVLLLSQLCVCLAREPSLLEFFLQPPSEPGAAPRLLLFSRLVPFVHREGSLGQQARDALLLLMALSAGSPTVGRYIADHSYFCPVAHPLVQKQLVDYIHNGFLVPVMGPALHKTSVEEMIASTAYLELFLRSISEPALLRTFLRFLLLHRHDTHTILDTLVARIGSNSRVWPLPLSWLTWLCMVSLSLFRTLLNLSCEDVLLQLVLRYLVPCNHVMLSQKPAVRDVDLYGRAADKFLSLIPRCCRHRASSPPRPEHASWARGGPSREAGRREDTTGPGSPSVDSSSVVTVPRPSTPSRLALFLRQQSLGGSESPAPAPRSPGLATSPASSPGRRPSPVEEPGELEDNYLEYLREARRGVDRCVQACRTWSAPYDGERPPPEPSPVGSRTKKRSLLPEEGRDNAGEGEEEELGSGGLAGGARGSLGHLPPPQLNGLPGPWPEGAKKVRRVPKEGAGEPLEDTSEGMAGLEGFGQELRELEVALSNGGAGSEPPLEPSLPLEEEEAYESFTCPPEPPGPFLSSPLRTLNQLPSQPFTGPFMAVLFAKLENMLQNSVYVNFLLTGLVAQLACHPQPLLRSFLLNTNMVFQPSVKSLLQVLGSVKNKIESFAASQEDFPALLSKAKKYLIARGKLDWTEGPAAGPAPRRSDSLVKSRRPSLGELLLRHAHSPTRARQAAQMVLQPGRDGGAGLGLGGGSPGASTPVLPPRGGAPERQGEALRVKNAVYCAVIFPEFLKELAAISQAHAVTSPFLLDTSEEGSGPPVSGFGPLNP, from the exons ATGGAGAGGATGAACTGGCTGAGCAGACTGGCCTCCCGGGGCCCTGGGCACCGTGTACCACAAGGGGCCAGTCTGCAGACCCCTGTCATGGCTGACCCTGAGACCTGCCTCATGGTCTTTAAGAATCACTGGTCCCAG GTGGTGCGAATCCTGGAGCGGCAAGGCCCTCGGGCAGCTCCTGGGGGTGCTGATGATCTCAGTGCTGTGCGCAACCACACTTACCAGATGCTGACACTCCTGGCAGAGGATCGCACAGTGTCCTCCGTCCCCACAGCTCCTGGGCCCCTGCTTGAGTTTGCTCTGCGTGAGGATCTGCTAACCCGTGTGTTGACATGGCAGCTTCAATGGGATGAGCTTGGGGATGGGGTTGAGGAACGGCGAGCTGAGCAATTGAAACTCTTTGAAATGCTAGTGAGCGAAGCTCGCCAGCCCCTGTTGCGGCATGGTCCAGTTCGTGAGGCTCTACTGATCTTGCTGGATGCCTGTGGCCGCCCTGTGCCCAGTAGCCCAGCACTGGATGAAGGCCTGGTGCTACTTCTCAGCCAGCTGTGCGTGTGTCTGGCCCGGGAGCCTTCATTGCTCGAGTTCTTCCTGCAGCCACCTTCTGAACCTGGAGCTGCTCCCcgtcttctcctcttttctcgCCTTGTCCCTTTTGTTCATCGAGAGGGCAGCCTGGGCCAGCAGGCCCGCGACGCCCTGCTGCTGCTTATGGCTCTGTCAGCCGGAAGTCCCACCGTGGGCCGCTACATCGCAGACCACTCATACTTCTGCCCG GTAGCTCATCCTCTGGTGCAAAAGCAGCTGGTTGATTATATCCATAATGGGTTCCTGGTGCCAGTCATGGGCCCTGCCCTGCACAAG ACCTCTGTGGAGGAGATGATCGCCAGTACCGCCTATCTGGAACTTTTCCTACGGAGTATTTCAGAGCCTGCCTTGCTCCGTACCTTCCTGCGATTCCTGCTGTTACACCGGCATGACACCCACACCATCCTTGACACCCTTGTTGCCCGTATTGGCAGCAACTCCCGGGTATGGCCCCTACCTCTGTCCTGGCTTACCTGG ctCTGCATGGTGTCTTTGAGTCTCTTCAGGACCCTTCTGAACCTCAGCTGTGAGGATGTCCTGCTGCAGCTGGTTCTCAG GTATCTTGTCCCGTGTAACCATGTGATGCTGAGCCAGAAGCCGGCTGTGCGTGATGTGGACCTATATGGACGAGCCGCAGACAAGTTTCTCTCCCTAATCCCACGCTGTTGTCGGCACCGTGCCTCCAGCCCACCTCGTCCAGAGCATGCCTCATGGGCACGAGGTGGGCCTagcagagaggcagggagaagggaggacACAACGG GCCCTGGAAGCCCAAGTGTTGACTCCTCTTCTGTGGTGACGGTACCCCGGCCCTCCACACCATCTCGTCTAGCCCTCTTCCTGCGACAGCAGAGCCTGGGTGGCTCCGagtccccagccccagcccctcgcTCACCAGGGCTTGCCAcgtccccagcctccagccctggCCGCCGGCCCAGCCctgtggaggagcctggtgagctggaAGACAATTACCTGGAGTACCTGCGTGAGGCGCGCCGTGGTGTGGACCGCTGTGTCCAGGCCTGCCGTACCTGGTCTGCCCCCTATGACGGCGAGCGGCCCCCTCCTGAGCCCAGTCCTGTTGGCTCCCGGACTAAGAAGCGCAGCCTACTGCCCGAGGAGGGCAGGGACAAtgcgggggaaggggaggaggaagagctggggagtggggggctgGCTGGGGGTGCACGGGGAAGCCTTGGccatctgccccctccccagctcaATGGGCTGCCAGGACCATGGCCTGAGGGGGCCAAGAAGGTTCGTCGGGTGCCAAAGGAGGGAGCTGGGGAACCACTTGAGGACACCTCTGAGGGCATGGCAGGACTAGAGGGCTTTGGGCAGGAGCTTCGGGAGCTTGAGGTGGCATTGAGCAATGGGGGTGCTGGCTCTGAGCCCCCTCTAGAGCCTTCACTACCtcttgaggaggaggaggcctaCGAGAGCTTCACCTGTCCCCCTGAGCCCCCTGGCCCCTTCCTCAGCAGCCCTTTGCGGACTCTCAACCAGCTGCCAAGCCAGCCCTTCACTG GCCCCTTCATGGCTGTGCTCTTTGCCAAACTCGAGAATATGCTGCAGAACTCCGTCTATGTCAACTTCCTGCTGACGGGGCTGGTGGCCCAGCTGGCCTgtcacccccagcccctgctccGCTCTTTCCTGCTCAACACCAACATGGTCTTCCAGCCCAGTGTCAAGTCCCTGCTGCAG GTGCTGGGCTCTGTGAAGAATAAGATTGAGAGCTTTGCAGCCTCCCAGGAGGACTTCCCAGCACTGCTATCCAAAGCCAAGAAGTACCTCATTGCCCGTGGCAAGTTGGACTGGACCGAGGGCCCTGCAGCAGGACCTGCCCCCCGCCGATCTGATTCCCTAG TGAAGAGCCGGAGGCCGTCCTTGGGGGAGCTACTCCTGCGGCATGCACACAGTCCAACCAGGGCTCGGCAGGCGGCACAGATGGTTCTCCAGCCTGGGAGAGACGGTGGCGCAGGACTTGGCCTAGGTGGGGGCTCCCCTGGGGCTTCGACACCAGTCCTACCCCCCCGGGGTGGGGCCCCTGAGCGCCAAGGTGAGGCTCTGCGAGTCAAGAATGCTGTCTACTGTGCAGTCATTTTCCCTGAGTTTCTCAAGGAGTTGGCTGCCATCTCCCAGGCGCACGCTGTCACCTCACCTTTCTTGTTGGATACTTCCGAGGAGGGGTCTGGCCCTCCTGTCTCAGGCTTCGGGCCCCTCAATCCTTAA